Proteins from a single region of Ensifer adhaerens:
- a CDS encoding DUF6636 domain-containing protein produces MMRLLVFAVAALIAFDGNAAEQTFPADGGLVYFNMPAGNIGCQYTPAGGSDVYVPEDGGPELGCDRIEPTYQRFILGKAGKARRFQNAGDTACCDGSHILSYGNSWKKGPFSCLSSKTGLSCTRSDGHGFYISRSKTDVY; encoded by the coding sequence ATGATGCGCTTGCTGGTATTCGCGGTCGCCGCGCTTATCGCATTCGACGGGAATGCGGCAGAGCAGACCTTCCCCGCCGATGGCGGTCTGGTCTATTTCAACATGCCGGCCGGCAACATCGGTTGCCAATACACGCCAGCCGGTGGCTCCGATGTTTATGTCCCGGAGGACGGCGGCCCGGAACTTGGCTGTGACCGCATCGAACCGACCTATCAGAGGTTCATTCTGGGAAAGGCGGGCAAGGCCCGACGCTTCCAGAACGCCGGCGATACAGCATGCTGCGACGGCTCACATATTCTGAGCTACGGCAACAGCTGGAAGAAGGGGCCGTTTAGCTGCCTGTCCAGCAAAACCGGGCTCAGCTGCACGCGCAGCGACGGCCACGGTTTTTACATCAGTCGATCAAAGACCGACGTCTATTAA
- a CDS encoding ArsR/SmtB family transcription factor translates to MEQYSDRLNVIFQALADPTRRAVLSRLGGGPASISDLARPFDMALPSFMKHIHYLEGSGLIRTHKEGRVRTCAIEKTQFAVVETWLSAQRALWEGRADRLEKFVTEHEEE, encoded by the coding sequence ATGGAACAGTATTCAGACCGATTGAACGTGATCTTTCAGGCGCTCGCCGATCCCACTAGGCGTGCCGTGCTTTCGCGGCTCGGTGGCGGCCCGGCGAGCATCAGCGATCTCGCCAGACCGTTCGACATGGCCCTGCCGTCCTTCATGAAGCACATCCACTACCTGGAAGGCAGCGGCCTGATCCGCACGCACAAAGAGGGCCGGGTGCGCACCTGCGCTATCGAAAAAACGCAATTCGCCGTGGTCGAGACCTGGCTTTCGGCGCAGCGCGCGCTCTGGGAAGGCCGTGCCGACCGGTTGGAAAAATTCGTCACTGAACACGAGGAGGAATGA
- a CDS encoding SRPBCC family protein produces MTRSPDPELDLTMSRIIKAPRATVWRAWTDRARLEQWWVPAPAICKVIDMDLKPGGSFVTRISEGGGDFVPHINACFLAVDELSRIVFTDTLVAGWRPAENAFMTAIITLSDHPAGTEYAAHVMHRNGADRKMHEEMGFHDGWGTVAEQLARLVERTH; encoded by the coding sequence ATGACCCGCTCGCCAGATCCCGAACTCGACCTGACGATGTCACGCATCATCAAGGCGCCCCGCGCAACCGTCTGGCGCGCCTGGACCGATCGGGCCCGGCTCGAGCAATGGTGGGTTCCGGCACCGGCGATCTGCAAGGTGATCGATATGGACCTGAAGCCGGGCGGCAGCTTCGTGACCCGGATCAGCGAAGGCGGCGGCGACTTCGTGCCGCACATCAATGCCTGCTTCCTCGCGGTCGACGAACTCTCGCGCATCGTCTTCACCGATACGCTCGTTGCCGGCTGGCGGCCGGCCGAGAACGCCTTCATGACCGCGATCATCACGCTCAGCGATCATCCGGCCGGCACGGAATATGCCGCCCACGTGATGCACCGGAACGGCGCGGATCGGAAGATGCACGAGGAGATGGGTTTTCACGACGGCTGGGGGACGGTGGCGGAGCAACTGGCCCGCCTCGTGGAGCGAACTCATTGA
- a CDS encoding dihydrofolate reductase family protein, producing the protein MRNIVLQMMTTLNGRLDDPLAWMGTVVDEQYRAIDRLYAGYDTVLVGRTTYEEMVGYWPGALNDEENGETNRMMAKRMHDYRKIVFSRTGEQTISPWHNAEQVVAADDATLSRYLMDLKAEPGGDIHLSGGASLAQTVIGLGLVDRYHFFVYPVVSPGEPWFARLRDKNELQLIDSEHYDNGVVGLHYATVRDTKTERPKSFSELIT; encoded by the coding sequence ATGCGCAACATTGTCCTGCAGATGATGACGACGCTGAATGGCCGGCTCGATGATCCGCTCGCCTGGATGGGCACGGTGGTTGACGAGCAATACCGGGCGATCGACCGGCTCTATGCCGGCTACGACACGGTCCTCGTCGGGCGCACCACCTATGAGGAGATGGTCGGCTATTGGCCCGGTGCGCTGAACGATGAGGAGAACGGCGAGACCAATCGCATGATGGCCAAACGCATGCACGACTACCGCAAGATCGTGTTCTCCCGCACCGGCGAGCAGACGATCAGCCCCTGGCACAATGCCGAGCAGGTCGTGGCTGCCGACGACGCCACACTGTCGCGCTACCTGATGGATCTGAAGGCTGAGCCCGGCGGCGATATCCACCTCTCGGGCGGCGCCAGCCTGGCGCAGACGGTGATCGGCCTCGGGCTGGTCGATCGCTACCACTTCTTCGTCTATCCCGTCGTCTCGCCGGGTGAGCCGTGGTTCGCCCGGCTGAGGGACAAGAACGAACTGCAGCTGATCGATAGCGAGCACTACGACAACGGTGTCGTCGGGCTTCACTACGCAACCGTGCGTGACACCAAAACCGAGCGACCAAAGAGCTTCTCCGAACTCATTACCTGA
- a CDS encoding MerR family transcriptional regulator — MTDSYFLAGRFGAATRLSPKALRLYAEQGLLVPAHVDPVTGYRYYAAEQAGRARLIARLRQLGLPIARIARLIERQPDVRLSELRAWLEVQTKRLEEQSELVEAISRQSTGGDDPLIKAVHVRDVAPSKIVYRQGHVTVGALEAFTESAEAEIRTYLTQCGKDDDGPMTLHFHEPVNHDGKGLVEVAIGYAGSLEPSGDLRIRLHPAGREAFLPVPETFETFPAVLRVYDAIEAWFEHSNDLDCFGSPYEIYPGSNGARFDVAYPIVS, encoded by the coding sequence ATGACCGATTCCTATTTCCTCGCCGGCCGCTTCGGCGCTGCCACAAGACTGTCGCCGAAGGCACTCCGGCTCTATGCCGAGCAAGGCCTGCTGGTTCCCGCCCATGTCGATCCGGTGACCGGCTATCGCTACTACGCCGCCGAGCAGGCGGGCCGTGCCCGGTTGATCGCGCGGCTGCGGCAATTGGGTCTGCCGATCGCCCGGATCGCACGCCTGATCGAGCGTCAGCCGGACGTGCGCCTCTCCGAGCTGCGTGCCTGGCTGGAGGTACAGACCAAACGGCTCGAAGAGCAGAGCGAACTGGTGGAGGCGATCTCCAGGCAATCGACCGGCGGCGATGATCCGCTGATCAAGGCCGTCCACGTGCGCGATGTTGCGCCTTCGAAGATCGTCTATCGGCAGGGCCACGTGACGGTCGGAGCGCTCGAGGCTTTCACGGAAAGCGCCGAAGCGGAAATCCGGACCTACCTGACGCAATGCGGCAAGGACGACGACGGGCCGATGACGCTGCATTTCCACGAGCCCGTGAACCATGACGGTAAGGGCCTCGTCGAGGTCGCGATCGGCTATGCCGGCAGCCTCGAACCGTCAGGTGATCTTCGCATCCGTCTTCACCCGGCGGGGCGCGAAGCATTCCTGCCGGTGCCCGAGACGTTCGAGACCTTTCCGGCGGTGCTGCGCGTCTATGACGCGATCGAGGCCTGGTTCGAGCACAGCAACGATCTCGACTGTTTCGGCAGCCCCTACGAAATCTACCCCGGCAGCAACGGCGCCCGCTTCGACGTCGCCTATCCCATCGTGTCTTAG
- the cml gene encoding CmlA/FloR family chloramphenicol efflux MFS transporter, with protein MPDHNSPTWSHSLPTALLLMAPFDILASLAMDIYLPVVPQMPGILGTSPAIVQLTLSLYMLMLGLGQVLFGPLSDRFGRRPVLLGGAILFALSSLGLAITSSAPLFVALRLVQAAGASAALVATFATVRDVYGARPEGVTIYGLFSAMLSFVPALGPIAGALISGAFGWRAIFLTLGVLGLAALGQALLRWPETSPSPSGKVKPSFALILRSGAFWTYTLGFSTAMGAFFVFFSTAPRLLIDRAGYSQFGFSLAFATAAVAMIVTTRFAKGFVGRYGISGCLIRGMAVIMAGGLLLAVGEVLTIPSFESFMLPMWVIAVGIVMSASVTANGALKAFDAIAGTAVALYFCIQSLIVAVVGTGAVLLLKGDTAWPLVGYCLVMATVTLLALALLNRHGRQ; from the coding sequence ATGCCCGATCATAACTCACCCACCTGGTCCCATTCGCTGCCGACAGCGCTTCTGCTGATGGCACCTTTCGATATCCTGGCGTCGCTCGCCATGGACATCTACCTGCCTGTCGTGCCGCAAATGCCCGGCATTCTCGGAACGTCACCGGCAATCGTCCAGCTGACGCTCAGTCTCTACATGCTCATGCTGGGCTTGGGACAGGTGCTGTTCGGCCCGCTCTCGGATCGTTTCGGCCGCCGTCCGGTGCTCCTCGGTGGCGCCATCTTGTTTGCGCTGTCGTCGCTGGGGCTGGCCATCACGAGTTCGGCGCCGCTCTTCGTGGCACTCCGGCTGGTGCAAGCAGCAGGCGCTTCAGCCGCGCTGGTTGCGACCTTTGCGACGGTGCGGGACGTCTACGGCGCACGTCCGGAAGGCGTCACCATCTATGGCCTGTTCAGCGCGATGCTGTCCTTCGTTCCGGCACTCGGACCGATCGCCGGCGCGCTGATTTCTGGCGCCTTCGGCTGGCGGGCGATCTTCCTGACACTCGGCGTGCTCGGTCTTGCCGCACTCGGCCAGGCGCTGCTGCGCTGGCCGGAAACCAGCCCTTCCCCCTCCGGCAAGGTTAAGCCCAGCTTTGCACTCATCCTCAGGAGCGGAGCATTCTGGACCTACACGCTCGGCTTCAGCACGGCGATGGGCGCGTTCTTCGTGTTCTTCTCGACCGCGCCGCGCCTGCTCATCGATCGGGCCGGCTATTCGCAGTTCGGCTTCAGCCTCGCCTTTGCGACCGCGGCCGTGGCGATGATCGTCACCACACGCTTCGCCAAGGGTTTCGTCGGCCGCTACGGGATTTCCGGCTGCCTTATACGCGGCATGGCCGTGATCATGGCGGGAGGGCTATTACTCGCCGTCGGCGAAGTCCTCACGATACCTTCGTTCGAGAGTTTCATGCTGCCGATGTGGGTGATCGCCGTCGGCATCGTCATGAGCGCCTCGGTGACCGCGAACGGCGCGCTGAAGGCCTTTGATGCGATCGCCGGAACGGCGGTGGCGCTCTACTTCTGCATCCAGAGCCTGATCGTCGCCGTCGTCGGCACCGGCGCCGTGCTGCTTCTCAAGGGCGATACGGCCTGGCCGCTTGTCGGCTACTGCCTGGTGATGGCGACGGTCACGCTCCTTGCGCTGGCGCTCCTGAACCGACATGGAAGGCAATAG
- a CDS encoding BON domain-containing protein translates to MPPEKPVYAHRDDDPHLTDDALADKVLRFIQYAAMVDTSGISVMALGEIVIISGEVANEAEVACAGDAAASVIGVASVENRLTVRRDAPTRIPER, encoded by the coding sequence ATGCCGCCAGAGAAGCCCGTTTACGCCCATAGAGACGACGATCCGCATCTGACGGACGATGCGCTCGCCGACAAGGTGCTGCGCTTCATCCAGTATGCGGCCATGGTCGATACGAGCGGGATCTCGGTGATGGCGCTTGGCGAAATCGTCATTATTTCCGGTGAAGTCGCGAACGAAGCGGAGGTCGCCTGCGCCGGCGATGCGGCGGCATCCGTGATCGGCGTTGCGAGCGTCGAGAACCGGCTGACGGTGAGACGGGATGCCCCAACTCGGATACCTGAGAGGTGA
- a CDS encoding AEC family transporter — translation MSDIFQNVLPIFILILAGWLLVRSGYLKPAVGEALGDFVFRVAVPVLLFRTIAEADFKDGSPWPLWVAYFSGVAVTWTVGHLAATLIFGRDARMGVLAGVSSAFANTVFIGLPLVSRIVGEEGIVAISILLSVHLPVMMIAGTLLMERAERRASGKPGQRPLQLLAGVGRNLVRNPLVIGLACGAAFHLIGQPLGGPVKTVVDQLASMAAPAALISIGMALDKYGLAGNLGLASFTSSLKLLVMPGVVFTSCHLLGLNDNWTTALVLTSAVPTGVNAWLIANHFNVGHALASSTITLTTALGVISVSIWAYLLV, via the coding sequence ATGTCCGACATCTTCCAGAACGTCCTGCCCATCTTCATCCTGATCCTGGCCGGCTGGCTGCTGGTTCGGTCAGGCTATCTGAAACCGGCTGTCGGCGAGGCGCTCGGGGATTTCGTCTTTCGCGTCGCCGTTCCCGTTCTGCTGTTTCGCACGATTGCCGAGGCCGATTTCAAGGACGGTTCGCCCTGGCCGCTCTGGGTTGCCTATTTTTCCGGCGTCGCCGTCACCTGGACGGTCGGGCATCTGGCGGCAACGCTCATTTTCGGTCGCGACGCGCGCATGGGCGTGCTGGCCGGTGTCTCCTCCGCCTTCGCCAACACCGTGTTCATCGGCTTGCCGCTGGTCTCGCGCATCGTCGGGGAAGAGGGCATCGTCGCGATCTCCATCCTGCTCTCCGTCCATCTGCCGGTGATGATGATCGCCGGCACGCTGCTGATGGAGCGGGCCGAGCGCCGTGCAAGCGGCAAGCCAGGGCAACGCCCGCTGCAGCTTCTGGCCGGCGTCGGCCGCAACCTGGTGCGCAATCCGCTGGTCATCGGGCTTGCTTGCGGCGCGGCGTTTCATCTCATCGGTCAGCCGCTCGGCGGCCCGGTGAAGACCGTCGTTGACCAGCTTGCTTCGATGGCGGCACCGGCGGCGCTGATCTCGATCGGTATGGCGCTCGACAAGTACGGCCTTGCCGGCAATCTCGGCCTTGCTTCCTTCACGAGCTCGCTGAAGCTCCTCGTCATGCCCGGGGTGGTGTTCACCAGCTGCCACCTGCTTGGCCTCAACGACAACTGGACGACGGCGCTCGTGCTGACGTCGGCCGTGCCGACGGGTGTCAACGCCTGGCTGATCGCCAACCACTTCAACGTCGGCCATGCGCTCGCCTCGTCGACGATCACACTGACGACAGCACTCGGTGTCATCAGCGTTTCGATCTGGGCCTATCTGCTGGTGTGA
- a CDS encoding c-type cytochrome: MNSYVNMGVGAFLGTVFVLMSVSIASEGIFHSEAPEKEGFTIVAEEGTSEAGAGGAAEVEVDIKPLLLKADASAGEAVFKKCASCHTADKGGANKVGPNLWGLVNRPIASHEGFSYSAGMKTFSEGSKVVWDYDHLSFFIEAPKKHVPGTAMGFAGVKKPDERANLIAWLREQADSPAPLPDAAGGSAEAAPAAGAEGAKPAETPATEAKPAEGQAAPATEAKPAEGQPAPAQ; the protein is encoded by the coding sequence ATGAATTCATATGTGAACATGGGCGTGGGTGCCTTTCTGGGGACGGTCTTCGTTCTGATGTCCGTGTCCATTGCATCGGAAGGCATTTTCCACTCCGAGGCTCCCGAGAAGGAAGGCTTCACGATCGTTGCCGAAGAGGGCACGTCTGAAGCCGGTGCCGGCGGCGCCGCAGAAGTCGAAGTCGACATCAAGCCGCTGCTGCTCAAGGCCGATGCTTCTGCCGGTGAAGCCGTGTTCAAGAAGTGCGCGAGCTGTCACACCGCCGACAAGGGCGGCGCAAACAAAGTTGGTCCGAACCTCTGGGGCCTCGTCAACCGTCCGATCGCCTCGCATGAAGGCTTCAGCTACTCGGCCGGCATGAAGACCTTCTCCGAAGGCAGCAAGGTCGTCTGGGATTACGACCACCTGAGCTTCTTCATCGAAGCGCCGAAGAAGCACGTTCCGGGCACCGCCATGGGCTTTGCCGGCGTCAAGAAGCCGGATGAGCGCGCCAACCTGATCGCCTGGCTGCGCGAGCAGGCCGATTCTCCGGCTCCGCTGCCGGATGCGGCTGGCGGCTCTGCCGAAGCGGCACCGGCTGCTGGCGCCGAAGGCGCAAAGCCGGCCGAAACTCCGGCAACCGAAGCCAAGCCGGCTGAAGGCCAGGCCGCTCCGGCTACGGAAGCCAAGCCTGCCGAAGGCCAGCCGGCACCGGCGCAATAA
- a CDS encoding 3-deoxy-manno-octulosonate cytidylyltransferase: MNRENSGKAIVLIPARMASTRLPGKPLADICGLPMIVQVAKRASEANVGRVVVAVDDQQVFDVVREAGFEAIMTRIDHQSGSDRIYEALQKADPNDEAEIVINVQGDLPTVEPASIRAALNPLEDADTDIATLTVAITDESEKTNPNIVKVVGAPLSDRRLRALYFTRATAPYGQGPLYHHIGLYAYRRPALERFVSLQPSTLERRESLEQLRALEAGMRIDVEIVDSVPLGVDTPVELEKARRILSARHPE, from the coding sequence ATGAATCGCGAAAATTCAGGTAAAGCCATCGTGCTCATTCCGGCGCGCATGGCCTCGACACGCCTGCCCGGAAAGCCACTCGCCGACATTTGCGGCCTCCCGATGATCGTCCAGGTGGCGAAACGCGCCAGCGAGGCGAATGTCGGTCGCGTCGTCGTCGCCGTCGACGACCAGCAGGTCTTCGACGTGGTTAGAGAGGCCGGCTTCGAGGCGATCATGACCCGCATCGACCACCAGTCCGGTTCCGACCGGATCTATGAAGCGCTGCAGAAGGCCGATCCGAATGACGAAGCGGAGATCGTCATCAACGTGCAGGGCGATCTGCCGACGGTCGAGCCGGCATCGATTCGTGCCGCGCTGAACCCGCTTGAAGACGCAGACACCGATATCGCCACGCTGACGGTGGCGATCACCGACGAGAGCGAGAAGACCAACCCGAACATCGTCAAGGTCGTCGGCGCGCCGCTGAGCGACAGGCGCCTGCGCGCACTCTATTTCACCCGTGCCACCGCACCTTACGGTCAGGGCCCGCTCTATCATCACATCGGCCTCTATGCCTATCGCCGCCCGGCGCTGGAGCGCTTCGTCTCGCTTCAGCCCTCGACGCTGGAGCGTCGCGAATCGCTCGAGCAGTTGCGCGCGCTCGAAGCTGGCATGCGCATCGATGTCGAGATCGTCGATTCGGTTCCGCTCGGCGTCGATACGCCGGTGGAGCTGGAAAAAGCCCGCCGTATCCTTTCCGCCCGCCATCCCGAATAA
- a CDS encoding prephenate dehydratase has product MTVKTNRISFQGDYGANSDMACRDMFPSMEPLPCQTFEDAFVAVENGDADLAMIPIENTIAGRVADIHHLLPESRLHIVGEYFMPIRFQLMVLPGVTRDEIRTVHSHIHALGQCRKIVRSNGWKPVVAGDTAGAAKLVSEKGDRSMAALAPRLAADLYGLEIIAENVEDTESNVTRFVVLSREEQRIARTNDDELIITTFVFNVRNIPAALYKAMGGFATNGINMTKLESYQLGGRFVATQFYADIEGHPDDVGVRHAMDELRFFSEKVRILGTYKAHPMRGVL; this is encoded by the coding sequence GTGACCGTCAAGACCAACAGGATTTCCTTCCAGGGCGACTACGGCGCCAATTCCGACATGGCCTGCCGCGACATGTTTCCGTCGATGGAACCGCTGCCCTGCCAGACCTTCGAGGATGCTTTCGTCGCCGTCGAGAACGGTGACGCCGATCTCGCGATGATCCCGATCGAGAACACGATCGCCGGCCGCGTCGCCGATATCCATCACCTCCTGCCGGAATCGCGCCTGCACATCGTCGGCGAATATTTCATGCCGATCCGTTTCCAGCTGATGGTGCTGCCCGGCGTTACCCGTGACGAAATCCGCACCGTGCACAGCCACATCCACGCGCTCGGCCAGTGCCGCAAGATCGTGCGTTCCAATGGCTGGAAGCCGGTCGTCGCCGGTGATACGGCGGGTGCCGCAAAGCTCGTCTCCGAGAAGGGCGATCGCTCGATGGCAGCGCTTGCACCAAGGCTTGCCGCCGATCTCTACGGTCTGGAGATCATCGCCGAGAACGTTGAGGATACCGAAAGCAACGTCACCCGCTTCGTCGTGCTGTCCCGTGAAGAGCAGCGAATCGCGCGCACCAATGACGACGAACTGATCATCACCACCTTCGTCTTCAACGTCCGCAACATTCCGGCCGCTCTCTACAAGGCCATGGGCGGTTTCGCGACCAACGGCATCAACATGACGAAGCTCGAGAGCTATCAGCTCGGCGGCAGGTTTGTGGCCACGCAGTTCTATGCCGATATCGAAGGACATCCGGATGATGTCGGCGTGCGCCATGCCATGGACGAGCTGCGCTTCTTCTCCGAAAAGGTCCGCATCCTCGGCACCTACAAGGCGCATCCCATGCGTGGCGTGCTCTGA
- a CDS encoding DUF1127 domain-containing protein yields the protein MKIRQKIMEYAKTRRAIRELNALDDHALSDIGLSRSQIQAAVYGR from the coding sequence ATGAAGATCCGTCAGAAGATCATGGAATATGCGAAGACCCGCCGTGCAATCCGCGAGCTGAACGCTCTCGACGACCACGCACTGAGCGACATCGGTCTGTCCCGTTCGCAGATCCAGGCTGCCGTTTACGGCCGCTAA
- a CDS encoding VOC family protein, with translation MAKANLIVLYVKDPLASVAFYRKVLEQQPRVEYQTFSSFELPGGFTLGLWAEHTVAPEPTASGHRSELAFMVEDESAVRAHYEKWKAEGLRIVQDLTEMDFGPTFVALDPDGHRLRVCLYDS, from the coding sequence ATGGCCAAGGCAAATCTCATCGTTCTCTACGTCAAAGACCCGCTGGCGAGCGTGGCGTTCTACCGCAAAGTGCTCGAACAGCAGCCGCGGGTCGAATATCAGACCTTCTCATCCTTCGAACTGCCTGGGGGCTTCACGCTTGGGCTGTGGGCCGAACATACGGTCGCGCCGGAGCCGACAGCGTCAGGCCACCGATCGGAGCTGGCTTTCATGGTGGAAGACGAGAGCGCGGTGCGCGCGCATTATGAGAAATGGAAGGCGGAAGGGCTGCGGATTGTGCAGGATTTGACCGAGATGGATTTCGGTCCGACCTTCGTCGCGCTCGATCCGGATGGTCACCGGCTGCGCGTCTGCCTCTACGATTCATGA
- a CDS encoding helix-turn-helix transcriptional regulator: MSRSERLLDLLQVLRRYRQPVSGQRLAEETGVSLRTLYRDIASLQAQGAHIEGEPGLGYVLKPGFMLPPMMFSAEEIEALVLGSRWVSKRTDDDLAGAAANALAKIAAVLPAELREELDSSTLLVGPSPPATNGIDIAALRRAIRNERKVELDYVDNDGTATQRTIWPFALGFFENVRMVMAWCELRLDFRHFRADRMQQMTVTDARYPRRRQVLMKDWRASQDIGASKRQTVGS, from the coding sequence GTGTCCCGCTCCGAACGGCTGCTGGATCTTCTGCAGGTGCTCCGGCGCTACCGCCAGCCGGTGAGCGGCCAGCGGCTGGCGGAAGAAACCGGCGTCAGCCTCAGAACGCTCTATCGCGATATCGCCAGCCTGCAAGCCCAGGGCGCCCATATAGAGGGCGAGCCGGGGCTCGGCTATGTGCTGAAGCCCGGCTTCATGCTGCCACCGATGATGTTCTCCGCGGAGGAAATCGAGGCACTGGTGCTCGGATCGCGCTGGGTCTCCAAGCGCACCGACGACGATCTCGCAGGCGCGGCAGCAAACGCCCTTGCCAAGATCGCCGCGGTGCTTCCAGCTGAGCTTCGCGAGGAACTGGACAGCTCGACCCTGCTCGTCGGACCGAGCCCGCCCGCCACCAACGGCATCGACATCGCCGCGCTGAGGCGCGCGATCCGCAACGAGCGCAAGGTGGAACTCGACTACGTCGACAACGATGGCACCGCAACGCAACGGACCATATGGCCCTTCGCGCTCGGCTTCTTCGAAAATGTCCGCATGGTCATGGCGTGGTGCGAACTGCGCCTGGACTTCCGGCATTTTCGCGCCGACCGCATGCAGCAGATGACAGTGACCGACGCGCGTTACCCACGCCGCCGCCAGGTACTGATGAAGGACTGGCGCGCGAGCCAGGACATCGGCGCATCCAAGCGCCAGACGGTCGGCTCCTGA
- the nudC gene encoding NAD(+) diphosphatase — MTKSIFDLRSPHPEPSTLVAFSENHLDRQSEHRGDDCVELALKHPGAHFLAFSGPKLIVKHDEKIIDPLFAPYELEGLEPVLDETILLGYLPNGEPRLAVPTGLTEETIAEPFKIADGRTLYRQQMLPEELLGQFAQASSLITWNANNRFCGRCAGPMEGKAGGYRRVCTACGHMVFPRTDPVVIMMTIDLERDLCLLGRSPHFAPGMYSCLAGFVEPGETIENAVRRETHEESGIHVGRVRYHASQPWPMPHTLMIGCYAEAKSTVIKRDEQELEDVRWFTREETIAMLERSTGVANTGDEHIPPPKGAIAHQLMRDWLAWAERA, encoded by the coding sequence ATGACGAAATCGATCTTTGACCTTCGTAGCCCGCATCCGGAGCCAAGCACTCTCGTCGCCTTTTCCGAAAACCACCTGGACCGCCAGTCGGAGCACCGCGGCGACGATTGCGTCGAGCTCGCGCTCAAGCACCCTGGCGCCCATTTCCTGGCCTTCTCGGGTCCGAAGCTGATCGTCAAGCACGACGAGAAGATCATCGACCCGCTGTTTGCCCCTTACGAACTCGAAGGGCTCGAGCCGGTGCTCGACGAGACCATCCTGCTAGGCTACCTGCCGAACGGCGAGCCACGGCTTGCCGTGCCGACGGGCCTGACCGAAGAGACGATCGCTGAGCCCTTCAAGATCGCCGATGGCCGCACGCTCTACCGGCAGCAGATGCTGCCGGAGGAACTGCTTGGCCAGTTCGCGCAAGCCTCGAGCCTGATTACCTGGAACGCCAACAACCGCTTCTGCGGCCGCTGCGCCGGGCCGATGGAAGGCAAGGCCGGCGGCTATCGACGCGTCTGCACCGCCTGCGGCCATATGGTGTTCCCTCGGACCGATCCGGTCGTCATCATGATGACGATCGACCTTGAGCGCGACCTCTGCCTGCTTGGCCGCAGCCCGCATTTCGCGCCTGGCATGTATTCCTGCCTTGCCGGCTTCGTCGAGCCGGGCGAGACGATCGAAAATGCCGTGCGCCGGGAAACGCACGAGGAGTCCGGCATCCATGTGGGCCGGGTGCGCTACCATGCCTCGCAGCCCTGGCCGATGCCACACACGCTGATGATCGGCTGTTATGCCGAGGCGAAATCGACCGTCATCAAGCGCGACGAGCAGGAACTCGAGGACGTGCGCTGGTTCACGCGTGAGGAAACGATCGCGATGCTCGAACGTTCGACCGGCGTTGCCAACACCGGCGACGAGCATATTCCGCCGCCAAAGGGCGCGATCGCGCATCAACTGATGCGCGACTGGCTCGCCTGGGCCGAGCGCGCCTGA
- a CDS encoding HIT family protein: protein MTTFTLDERLERDGIPIASIGLCQMRLMNDRRWPWLVLIPQREGISEIFDLTPLDQTMLTFETTMAATALKKVTGAQKINVGALGNIVRQLHVHIIARNDGDPNWPGPVWGFGKSEPWDEKEHQDFAARILENL, encoded by the coding sequence TTGACGACCTTCACCCTCGACGAGCGGCTCGAACGCGACGGCATCCCGATCGCCTCGATCGGGCTTTGCCAGATGCGGCTGATGAACGACCGCCGCTGGCCCTGGCTCGTGCTCATTCCGCAGCGTGAAGGCATTTCGGAAATCTTCGACCTGACCCCACTCGACCAGACGATGCTGACCTTCGAGACGACGATGGCTGCAACGGCCCTGAAGAAGGTCACCGGCGCTCAAAAGATCAATGTCGGCGCATTGGGCAATATCGTTCGGCAGCTACATGTGCATATCATCGCCCGCAACGACGGCGACCCGAACTGGCCGGGGCCGGTCTGGGGCTTCGGCAAGTCGGAGCCGTGGGACGAGAAAGAACATCAGGACTTCGCAGCGCGCATTCTGGAAAACCTCTGA